The Akkermansia sp. N21116 genome includes a region encoding these proteins:
- a CDS encoding competence/damage-inducible protein A has product MGTCTVELVNTGTELLLGNVVNTNAAWLGQKLFSIGWRVSRQTVVPDGDAILSALREASARSCVVLVTGGLGPTSDDVTRDALAALFGVGMKEDAEVVRRLQDYFASRNRDMAPGNLRQAMVPKGAEVLWNSHGTAPGLWMPGKPESSLPDVVLLPGPPRELFFMMEEYVLPRLKVRSGGAHERMINVKTAGIGESDLHELVDGGLAAVPGLEWGYCARAGEVDVRLIGPESALASASEVLKLRSGEYIVSDDGACLEEVLVRELAAKGRTVATAESCTGGLIAKRLTDVSGASGVFHFGWVTYANEAKEKELGVSCQLLKAFGAVSEPVAGAMAEGALHQSHADLAVAVSGIAGPGGGTPEKPVGTVCLAWARRGGETLVETRHFPGDRDFFRQYVAQTALAGLLRILREG; this is encoded by the coding sequence ATGGGAACATGTACCGTAGAATTGGTGAATACCGGCACGGAGTTGTTGCTGGGCAATGTTGTGAATACGAATGCCGCCTGGCTGGGGCAGAAGTTGTTTTCGATCGGGTGGCGTGTTTCCCGCCAGACGGTGGTACCGGATGGAGATGCCATTTTATCTGCCTTGCGCGAGGCGTCTGCCCGGTCTTGCGTGGTACTTGTGACCGGGGGGCTGGGGCCGACGAGTGACGATGTGACTCGTGATGCTCTGGCTGCATTGTTCGGCGTGGGAATGAAGGAGGATGCCGAGGTTGTCCGGAGGTTGCAGGACTATTTTGCTTCCCGGAATCGGGACATGGCTCCAGGCAACCTCCGGCAGGCCATGGTGCCGAAAGGGGCGGAAGTCCTTTGGAATTCCCATGGAACGGCTCCCGGATTATGGATGCCGGGCAAGCCGGAATCATCCCTGCCCGACGTGGTGCTTTTGCCCGGTCCCCCACGTGAATTGTTTTTTATGATGGAGGAATATGTGTTGCCTCGCCTGAAAGTCCGTTCGGGGGGGGCGCATGAGCGCATGATCAATGTAAAGACGGCCGGGATCGGAGAAAGCGATTTACATGAACTGGTGGATGGAGGACTGGCTGCCGTTCCCGGGTTGGAATGGGGATATTGCGCCCGTGCCGGGGAGGTGGATGTCCGTCTGATCGGGCCGGAATCTGCGTTGGCTTCTGCTTCGGAGGTTTTGAAACTGCGATCCGGAGAATATATTGTATCTGATGACGGGGCATGTCTTGAGGAGGTCCTGGTGCGGGAACTGGCTGCGAAGGGAAGAACCGTAGCGACGGCGGAAAGCTGTACGGGCGGTTTGATTGCGAAGCGCTTGACCGATGTCTCCGGGGCATCGGGGGTGTTTCATTTCGGCTGGGTGACCTATGCCAATGAGGCGAAGGAAAAGGAATTGGGGGTTTCCTGTCAGTTGTTAAAAGCCTTCGGTGCCGTGAGCGAACCTGTTGCCGGAGCAATGGCCGAAGGAGCTCTGCATCAGTCTCACGCCGATTTGGCGGTTGCCGTTAGCGGTATTGCCGGTCCCGGTGGAGGAACTCCGGAAAAACCGGTCGGTACCGTGTGTCTGGCCTGGGCTCGCCGGGGCGGGGAAACCCTGGTAGAGACGCGTCATTTCCCGGGAGACCGCGATTTTTTCCGTCAATATGTGGCTCAAACGGCATTGGCGGGCCTGTTGAGAATCCTGCGGGAGGGCTAG